A DNA window from Helianthus annuus cultivar XRQ/B chromosome 15, HanXRQr2.0-SUNRISE, whole genome shotgun sequence contains the following coding sequences:
- the LOC110893268 gene encoding early nodulin-75-like, with product MDMDMDEDPYPEPAEPPTRTPTHPIEISDGSSFHGSPYRGPDSFSQWWCNYNWKYTPSHHSSPHQQVPSEDPHFEAVTPPPPLPPEQQPPPEPPRRRRSGARMSVPGGFHFSTPQHSSISHYPPLYEDPQMGGPSNPVSEVDSPPVAPPPPHMGFDNPISFYAGAAAYNPFEQPAYSGYNYYNAPSVNPYLEAANYNALHLEGPFQASYPTGYPAYGYQYFKSSHMEISYRTIIFDFSHWTIKWEFLIGPS from the exons ATGGATATGGATATGGATGAGGATCCATATCCAGAGCCTGCCGAGCCACCAACTAGGACGCCCACGCATCCCATAGAGATTTCAGACGGATCATCTTTCCATGGTTCGCCTTATAGAGGTCCCGACTCATTTTCCCAGTGGTGGTGTAATTATAACTGGAAATACACACCTTCCCACCACTCATCACCACACCAACAGGTCCCCTCAGAGGACCCACATTTTGAGGCGGTCACACCACCGCCACCGCTGCCGCCAGAGCAGCAACCGCCTCCTGAACCACCGAGGCGAAGAAGATCAGGTGCACGAATGTCCGTGCCGGGGggattccacttcagcaccccccAACACAGTAGCATCAGCCACTACCCGCCGTTGtatgaagacccacaaatgggtgggccttcaaacccAGTTTCCGAGGTTGACTCTCCGCCagtcgcaccaccaccaccacacatgggttttgataacccaatatCTTTTTACGCCGGTGCAGCagcgtataacccttttgagcagccagcCTACTCTGGCTATAACTACTACAACGCCCCTAGTGTTAACCCGTATCTCGAGGCGGCAAACTACAATGCTCTTCATCTTGAAGGGCCCTTTCAAGCTTCGTATCCAACTGGATACCCAGCATATGGGTATCAAtact TCAAGTCTTCTCACATGGAAATCTCTTATAGGACCATCATTTTTGACTTTTCTCATTGGACCATCAAATGGGAGTTTCTCATTGGACCATCATAA